The Spirochaetota bacterium genome has a segment encoding these proteins:
- a CDS encoding vitamin B12-dependent ribonucleotide reductase, which yields MPEISGNAAVVLEKRYLVRDGEGSIVETPAGMFGRIAKFIASADFNYGKSHDEVSAVATRFYEMMASLEFIPNSPTLMNAGRPLGQLAACFVLPVGDSMEDIFDAIKNMALIHKSGGGTGFSFSRLRPKNDMVRSTTGVSSGPVSFMNIFNAATETVKQGGTRRGANMAILAVDHPDILEFISAKEDGGVLTNFNCSVALTDEFMRAVENNGEYDLVNPRTGGAVARLGAKRVFDLIVKKAWQNGEPGIVFIDRINDSNPLKKVGRIESTNPCGEQPLLPYESCNLGSINLARCVSTGDDKPSIDYAKLAALTRDAVHFLDNVVDQNRYPLPEIREMTLSNRKIGLGIMGFADMLVRLGVPYDSDEAIDIAEGVMSAIQEESKKASRGLAAERGAFPNFARSEFAERKEAPIRNATTTTIAPTGTISIIADTTSGIEPIFALAFVRNVMDNSALVEINPLFEKVAREQGFYSEAVMKRVAAEGTAAHIAEVPEEARKVFVTAHDIEPESHVKAQAAFQRFVDNAVSKTVNFPNTATVGDIDKVYRLAYAMGCKGVTVYRDGSRENQVLEVKREAAPGEAVAGAPLHLLPRSRGEVTFGSTRKMSTGCGALYVTINQDDEGLFEVFATMGKSGGCAASQTEAVSRLISLSLRCGIEPEQVIKQLKGVRCPNQAWEKGGRIYSCADAIAKALERHLGVDAREGQGSEAAKNAAETNGKGSDAVMVGVCPDCYGPLEFESGCSVCRMCGFSRCG from the coding sequence GTGCCTGAAATATCGGGCAACGCGGCCGTCGTGCTCGAGAAGCGCTACCTTGTCAGGGACGGGGAGGGGAGCATCGTCGAGACGCCCGCGGGAATGTTCGGGCGCATCGCGAAATTCATCGCCTCCGCCGATTTTAATTACGGCAAATCGCACGATGAGGTGAGCGCGGTCGCCACCAGGTTCTACGAGATGATGGCCTCGCTCGAGTTCATCCCGAACAGTCCCACGCTCATGAACGCCGGCAGGCCGCTGGGGCAGCTGGCGGCCTGTTTCGTGCTCCCCGTCGGCGATTCCATGGAGGACATATTCGATGCCATCAAAAACATGGCCCTCATTCATAAAAGCGGCGGCGGCACGGGCTTTTCGTTTTCACGCCTGCGGCCGAAGAACGACATGGTGCGCTCCACGACCGGCGTGTCAAGCGGGCCGGTTTCCTTTATGAACATCTTTAACGCGGCGACGGAGACCGTAAAGCAGGGCGGGACCAGGCGGGGCGCCAACATGGCGATACTCGCGGTCGACCATCCCGATATCCTCGAATTCATTTCGGCGAAGGAAGACGGCGGCGTGCTGACCAATTTTAATTGCTCGGTCGCTCTCACCGATGAGTTTATGCGCGCGGTCGAAAACAACGGGGAGTACGACCTCGTCAATCCACGCACGGGTGGCGCCGTCGCACGCCTGGGGGCAAAGAGGGTGTTCGACCTGATCGTAAAAAAGGCCTGGCAGAACGGCGAACCCGGGATCGTGTTCATCGACCGCATCAACGACAGCAATCCCTTGAAAAAAGTGGGAAGGATCGAGAGCACCAACCCATGCGGCGAACAGCCCCTGCTTCCCTACGAGTCGTGCAACCTTGGGTCGATCAATCTTGCGCGTTGCGTCTCGACCGGCGATGACAAACCGTCGATCGATTACGCCAAACTGGCGGCGCTCACGCGCGATGCCGTGCATTTTCTCGATAACGTGGTCGACCAGAACAGGTATCCCCTGCCCGAGATACGGGAGATGACGCTCTCCAACAGGAAGATCGGCCTGGGGATCATGGGGTTCGCCGATATGCTCGTCCGCCTTGGCGTTCCGTACGATTCGGACGAGGCGATCGATATCGCCGAGGGCGTGATGTCGGCCATCCAGGAGGAGTCGAAAAAGGCCTCGCGCGGGCTCGCCGCGGAGCGCGGGGCTTTCCCGAATTTCGCCCGTTCCGAATTCGCCGAACGCAAAGAGGCGCCGATACGGAACGCGACCACGACGACGATCGCGCCGACCGGCACCATCAGCATCATAGCCGACACCACCAGCGGTATCGAGCCCATCTTCGCGCTCGCGTTCGTCCGTAACGTCATGGACAACAGCGCGCTCGTCGAGATCAATCCGCTCTTCGAGAAGGTTGCGCGCGAGCAGGGGTTCTACTCCGAAGCGGTCATGAAGCGCGTGGCCGCCGAGGGTACGGCCGCGCATATCGCCGAGGTGCCCGAGGAGGCGAGGAAGGTCTTCGTCACCGCGCACGACATCGAGCCCGAGAGCCACGTAAAGGCGCAGGCGGCATTCCAGCGGTTCGTCGACAACGCGGTATCGAAGACCGTGAACTTTCCAAACACCGCCACCGTCGGCGACATCGACAAGGTGTACCGGCTTGCGTACGCGATGGGCTGCAAGGGCGTGACGGTCTACCGCGACGGCTCGCGGGAGAACCAGGTCCTCGAGGTCAAACGCGAGGCCGCGCCCGGCGAAGCGGTCGCCGGTGCGCCGCTCCACCTCTTGCCGCGGTCCCGGGGAGAGGTCACCTTCGGTTCGACGCGCAAGATGTCCACCGGCTGCGGGGCGCTGTACGTTACGATAAATCAGGACGACGAGGGACTCTTCGAGGTGTTCGCCACCATGGGCAAGAGCGGCGGGTGCGCGGCGAGCCAGACCGAGGCGGTCAGCCGCCTCATTTCGCTTTCGCTGCGCTGCGGTATCGAGCCCGAGCAGGTCATCAAGCAGCTCAAAGGGGTGCGCTGTCCGAACCAGGCGTGGGAAAAGGGCGGGCGCATTTATTCGTGCGCCGACGCAATCGCAAAGGCCCTCGAGCGGCACCTTGGCGTTGACGCGCGCGAGGGCCAGGGAAGCGAGGCTGCAAAGAACGCCGCCGAGACCAACGGCAAGGGCTCGGATGCGGTGATGGTGGGCGTGTGCCCCGATTGTTACGGCCCGCTGGAGTTCGAGTCCGGATGCTCGGTCTGCCGGATGTGCGGCTTTTCGCGCTGCGGATAG
- a CDS encoding ammonium transporter produces the protein MRKLSGILALALFIGASATAAFAAENAPAAVTREALDALKASIAVGMDTVWVLFAAFLVFFMNLGFAMVESGLSRAKNAVNILAKNFIVFAIASLSFYAIGWGLMFGNGNPFMGLEGVFFVGGADNSPAIGDVYKGAYAAINWTGVPLWAKFFFQLVFAGTAATIVSGAVAERIRFPSFIFFSLILVGIIYPFTGHWIWGGGWLASLGMFDFAGSTVVHSVGGWSALAGVLLLGPRLGKYRADGSVNPIFGHNMSMVTLGGLILWFGWFGFNPGSTMAVGDGSAIAHVAVTTNTAASTAILSSTLMSWVIQRKPDLSMIINGALAGLVAITAPCAFVSVGSSAVIGLAAGVLVVLAVMMFDRLKIDDPVGALSVHLVNGVFGTLAVGLFAQDGIAGTATGNGLFFGGGLKLLGAQAVGALAVGAFTFSLAFAVWYIIRLVMGMRVSREEEIAGLDLGEHGMKAYPDFQGFLTK, from the coding sequence ATGAGAAAGTTATCAGGAATTCTGGCGCTCGCGCTGTTCATCGGCGCGTCAGCGACAGCCGCATTCGCCGCGGAGAACGCACCCGCGGCCGTTACCCGGGAGGCGCTCGACGCCCTTAAGGCATCCATCGCGGTCGGCATGGACACCGTATGGGTGCTTTTCGCGGCGTTTCTCGTCTTTTTCATGAACCTTGGCTTCGCCATGGTCGAGTCCGGATTGTCCCGCGCGAAAAACGCGGTCAACATCCTGGCAAAAAACTTCATTGTCTTCGCCATCGCCTCGCTGTCGTTTTACGCGATCGGCTGGGGACTCATGTTCGGAAACGGCAATCCCTTCATGGGGCTCGAGGGGGTCTTCTTCGTGGGCGGGGCCGACAACAGCCCGGCGATCGGCGACGTCTACAAGGGGGCCTATGCCGCCATCAACTGGACGGGCGTTCCGCTGTGGGCCAAGTTTTTCTTCCAGCTCGTCTTCGCCGGAACCGCGGCCACTATCGTCTCGGGCGCCGTGGCCGAGCGCATCAGGTTTCCATCGTTCATCTTCTTCTCGCTTATACTGGTCGGCATCATATACCCGTTTACCGGTCACTGGATCTGGGGCGGAGGCTGGCTCGCATCGCTCGGTATGTTCGACTTCGCCGGATCGACCGTGGTCCACTCGGTAGGCGGCTGGTCGGCGCTCGCCGGGGTTCTTCTTCTCGGCCCACGGCTCGGCAAGTACCGCGCGGACGGATCGGTCAACCCGATCTTCGGACATAACATGTCCATGGTGACGCTGGGTGGGCTCATCCTCTGGTTCGGATGGTTCGGGTTCAACCCCGGTTCGACAATGGCGGTCGGCGATGGCAGCGCGATCGCGCATGTCGCCGTTACCACCAATACCGCAGCCTCGACTGCAATCCTCAGTTCCACTCTCATGTCGTGGGTAATCCAGAGGAAGCCCGATCTCTCCATGATCATCAACGGCGCGCTCGCGGGCCTGGTCGCCATAACCGCTCCCTGCGCCTTCGTAAGCGTGGGTTCATCGGCCGTCATAGGGCTTGCAGCCGGCGTGCTGGTGGTCCTCGCAGTCATGATGTTCGACAGGCTTAAAATCGACGACCCGGTCGGCGCGCTTTCGGTCCACCTGGTAAACGGCGTCTTCGGCACGCTTGCCGTCGGCCTCTTCGCCCAGGACGGCATCGCGGGCACGGCAACCGGAAACGGGCTCTTCTTCGGCGGCGGGCTCAAGCTGCTCGGAGCGCAGGCGGTCGGAGCCCTGGCCGTGGGTGCGTTCACTTTCTCCCTCGCCTTTGCCGTGTGGTACATCATCCGCCTCGTCATGGGGATGAGGGTTTCGCGCGAAGAGGAAATAGCCGGCCTCGACCTCGGCGAGCACGGCATGAAGGCATATCCCGACTTCCAGGGATTCCTGACAAAGTAA
- a CDS encoding polyphenol oxidase family protein, producing the protein MTLTLQNGIFRIPAPAGVEIGIAAKPANPIDYSAGADRIRREERELLNAQVGVPAWKIRMLNQVHGDEIVEVEAVTAADPHTMADADGMVTALSGVCLVIRTADCVPVFIYDDVRRVLGAVHSGWRGCRLDIAGRLVERMQRRYGSSPDNLAVFILPGIGPGSYTVNDDVASYFPGHVTRKDGLILLDLPGSIRMSLVRRGIWPDRILTAAHCTLEERDLFFSHRAGHSGRNLNFGLMLDNRG; encoded by the coding sequence ATGACGCTGACGCTGCAAAACGGAATTTTCAGGATACCGGCCCCGGCCGGCGTTGAGATCGGCATCGCCGCAAAACCCGCCAACCCGATCGATTATTCGGCGGGTGCCGACCGTATACGACGCGAAGAGAGGGAGCTCCTCAACGCTCAAGTCGGTGTACCGGCATGGAAAATCCGCATGCTCAACCAGGTGCACGGCGACGAAATTGTCGAGGTCGAGGCCGTTACCGCGGCCGATCCCCACACGATGGCGGACGCCGACGGCATGGTCACCGCGCTTTCCGGGGTATGCCTGGTGATACGCACAGCCGACTGCGTGCCGGTCTTCATATACGATGATGTCCGCCGCGTGCTGGGAGCGGTCCACTCGGGCTGGCGAGGCTGCCGGCTCGACATCGCCGGAAGGCTCGTCGAACGCATGCAGCGGCGCTACGGCTCCAGCCCGGACAATCTTGCCGTTTTCATCCTGCCCGGCATTGGGCCCGGTTCGTACACCGTCAACGATGACGTCGCCTCTTATTTCCCCGGACATGTTACGCGGAAAGACGGCCTCATACTCCTCGATCTGCCCGGCAGCATCCGGATGTCGCTGGTCCGCCGGGGAATATGGCCCGACCGCATACTGACCGCGGCACACTGCACGCTCGAGGAGCGCGACCTTTTCTTCAGCCACCGCGCGGGGCACTCGGGCAGAAACCTCAATTTCGGCCTGATGCTCGATAACAGGGGTTGA
- the carA gene encoding glutamine-hydrolyzing carbamoyl-phosphate synthase small subunit — MQSQAYLILEDGTEFPGKPFGADLESLGEVVFNTSMSGYQEVLTDPSYCGQIVAMTYPMIGNYGVNPDDVESAKIQVAGFVVKEYSKTYSNFRASMSLAEYLKQGGIAAMEGVDTRRLTRHIRDKGAMRAGLFLDRAGALERLMALSKMDGLDLASRVFCERPYEFGGDASGRLPIAVYDFGVKTNILRLLDEEGFAITVYPGDTPLKRAIGDGAKGVLLSNGPGDPDAVEYAKKLVRDIVKEEIPCFGICLGHQLIALGLGGRTYKLKFGHRGANQPVKNLETGRVEITSQNHGFAVDLESMKGMDDVEITHVNLNDNTVEGLRHGRLPLFCVQYHPESSPGPRDSRYLFRRFHEMVAPR, encoded by the coding sequence ATGCAGTCGCAAGCGTATCTTATACTGGAAGACGGGACAGAATTCCCCGGGAAGCCGTTCGGAGCCGACCTGGAAAGCCTGGGGGAGGTCGTCTTCAACACCTCCATGAGCGGCTACCAGGAGGTGCTAACCGATCCCTCGTACTGCGGCCAGATCGTGGCCATGACCTATCCGATGATCGGTAATTACGGAGTAAATCCCGACGATGTAGAGTCCGCGAAGATCCAGGTCGCCGGTTTCGTCGTAAAGGAATACAGCAAAACCTACTCCAACTTTCGCGCCTCGATGTCGCTCGCGGAATACCTGAAACAGGGCGGCATCGCCGCCATGGAGGGCGTGGATACCCGGCGCCTCACCCGCCATATCCGCGACAAGGGCGCCATGCGGGCCGGTCTGTTCCTTGACCGCGCGGGTGCGCTCGAACGGTTGATGGCACTCTCGAAGATGGACGGGCTCGACCTCGCCTCGCGGGTTTTCTGCGAACGCCCCTATGAATTCGGCGGCGACGCATCCGGGCGGCTGCCGATTGCGGTCTACGACTTCGGCGTGAAGACGAACATCCTGCGCCTCCTCGACGAGGAGGGATTCGCGATTACCGTCTACCCTGGCGACACCCCACTGAAAAGGGCGATCGGTGACGGGGCGAAGGGCGTGCTCCTCTCCAACGGCCCCGGCGATCCCGACGCCGTGGAGTACGCGAAAAAGCTGGTGCGCGACATAGTTAAAGAGGAGATTCCGTGCTTCGGGATCTGCCTGGGGCACCAGCTCATTGCGCTCGGCCTCGGCGGCCGCACTTACAAGCTCAAGTTCGGACACCGCGGCGCGAACCAGCCGGTGAAAAACCTCGAGACGGGGCGGGTGGAAATCACCTCGCAGAACCACGGCTTCGCCGTGGACCTCGAGTCAATGAAAGGCATGGACGACGTCGAGATCACCCATGTCAACCTGAACGACAACACCGTCGAGGGGCTCAGACACGGGCGGCTTCCACTGTTCTGCGTGCAGTATCATCCAGAGTCGAGTCCCGGCCCGCGCGACTCGCGCTATCTTTTCAGGCGTTTTCACGAGATGGTCGCGCCGCGCTGA
- a CDS encoding P-II family nitrogen regulator produces MKLIIAVVQPEKLTDVKEALAAAKVGKMTVSSVIGCGAQGGYTESYRGATTEVNLLDKARFEIAVNDDFVKPAIEAIIKGARTGKIGDGKIFVVPLEECIRVRTGETGGEAIG; encoded by the coding sequence ATGAAGCTGATAATAGCAGTTGTGCAACCCGAGAAGCTGACCGATGTAAAGGAAGCGCTCGCCGCGGCGAAGGTCGGGAAGATGACCGTCTCGAGCGTAATCGGCTGCGGCGCCCAGGGCGGGTACACGGAGTCCTATCGCGGAGCGACCACCGAGGTCAACCTGCTCGACAAGGCCCGTTTCGAGATCGCCGTAAACGATGATTTCGTAAAGCCGGCGATCGAGGCGATCATAAAGGGCGCGCGTACCGGGAAAATCGGCGATGGAAAGATATTCGTCGTACCGCTCGAGGAGTGCATTCGCGTGCGTACCGGCGAGACCGGCGGCGAGGCGATCGGTTAG